From Thermoplasmatales archaeon, a single genomic window includes:
- a CDS encoding NifU family protein yields MREKVEKALDEIRPSLQADGGDVELVDVDEKNGIVKLRLVGTCAGCPFSKMTLQMGIERNLKKKIPEIKRVEAV; encoded by the coding sequence ATGAGAGAAAAAGTAGAAAAGGCCCTCGATGAAATACGCCCTTCCTTGCAGGCGGACGGAGGGGATGTTGAGCTTGTTGATGTTGATGAAAAGAATGGCATAGTTAAGCTTCGCCTTGTTGGAACATGTGCGGGTTGCCCGTTTTCAAAAATGACTCTTCAGATGGGAATTGAGAGAAATTTAAAGAAAAAAATACCCGAGATAAAAAGAGTAGAAGCGGTCTAA
- a CDS encoding TIGR00270 family protein, producing the protein MKCEMCGRDTKLFRTLIEGSEMMVCRECTKYGLIIPEKTLKFKKTTPYSKDVFDEMKKELVDGWGRKIKEARERKGLTREELGAKIGEKTTAIAKIENEELRPSDETVKKLEKFLEINLFCEVESVSLKPKKAKAITLGDLIKNVDKESKEID; encoded by the coding sequence ATGAAGTGTGAGATGTGTGGAAGGGATACAAAACTTTTTAGAACATTAATTGAAGGCTCGGAAATGATGGTTTGTAGGGAATGTACCAAATATGGATTAATTATACCAGAAAAAACTTTAAAATTCAAAAAAACAACTCCTTACTCGAAGGATGTTTTTGATGAAATGAAAAAAGAGCTTGTTGATGGATGGGGAAGAAAAATAAAGGAGGCAAGGGAAAGAAAAGGACTTACAAGAGAAGAACTTGGGGCAAAAATAGGAGAGAAAACAACAGCAATTGCAAAAATAGAGAATGAGGAGCTTCGCCCTTCAGATGAAACTGTAAAAAAGCTTGAGAAATTTCTTGAAATAAATCTTTTCTGCGAAGTGGAGAGTGTTTCTTTAAAGCCGAAAAAAGCCAAGGCAATTACTCTTGGAGATTTGATTAAAAATGTTGATAAAGAAAGCAAGGAAATTGATTGA
- the artA gene encoding archaeosortase A: MQGKNRESGDENRKTYGRYKMRQSLFFIPPTIALILAHFLVINLSMESLNFITTPFLFLSLFIIGAGYLTEKRIKHVILCYGWLLFSIYWATQPEILYYKGEGDIVNAIFCIAGVYFLSYIAYHEWLSYEKNEGLQSLNFLAGATFFAGLLYFVFEKIEVVGGMLIKLVAQQTASIMNFIGYNVTTGDVRYGMVTYVPVYFNGHESVQLILACTGLQSIAVFIGVFTAINSDYSKRIKGFLITVPTIYILNLIRNAGVIYGIEILGISFYLMHNVIGKIGSLVALIILAFITFDMVPEVYHNISALFDLPKRK; the protein is encoded by the coding sequence ATGCAAGGAAAAAATAGAGAAAGCGGAGATGAAAATAGAAAAACTTATGGAAGATATAAAATGAGACAATCTTTATTTTTTATTCCTCCAACAATTGCTCTTATTTTAGCCCATTTTTTAGTAATAAATCTAAGCATGGAAAGCTTAAATTTTATCACAACTCCCTTCCTTTTCCTATCCCTTTTTATAATTGGAGCAGGATATCTCACTGAGAAGAGAATAAAACATGTGATACTCTGCTATGGATGGCTTCTCTTTTCAATTTATTGGGCAACCCAGCCAGAAATTTTATATTATAAGGGAGAAGGAGACATAGTAAATGCCATCTTTTGCATCGCGGGGGTTTATTTTCTTTCCTATATAGCTTATCATGAATGGCTCTCATATGAGAAAAATGAAGGACTTCAGAGCTTAAATTTCCTGGCGGGCGCCACCTTCTTTGCGGGCTTGCTATATTTTGTTTTTGAAAAAATTGAAGTAGTGGGAGGGATGCTTATAAAGCTTGTTGCCCAGCAGACCGCTTCGATAATGAATTTCATTGGCTACAATGTTACCACAGGAGATGTTAGATATGGAATGGTTACCTATGTGCCTGTATATTTTAACGGGCATGAAAGTGTTCAGCTTATTCTTGCCTGCACTGGATTGCAATCAATAGCGGTTTTTATTGGTGTCTTCACCGCGATAAATTCAGATTATTCTAAGAGAATTAAAGGATTTTTGATAACTGTTCCAACAATATATATCCTCAACCTTATAAGAAATGCGGGAGTGATATATGGAATTGAAATCCTGGGAATCAGCTTTTATTTAATGCATAATGTAATTGGAAAAATTGGCTCTTTGGTTGCTCTTATAATTCTTGCATTCATAACTTTTGATATGGTTCCAGAAGTATATCATAATATTTCCGCTTTATTTGATCTGCCAAAGAGAAAATGA
- a CDS encoding tRNA (N(6)-L-threonylcarbamoyladenosine(37)-C(2))-methylthiotransferase: MKVYIETYGCAANQGDASIMQGVIEKRGHEIVEDAKFADAIIIVTCTVIDTTQQRMLSRIKKFKEKYKGKKIIVAGCMASAQPDLIKKVASDAILVSPLEITSIGDVIEGEKAYKGIKAGLERKIDIKLNFPISDGCLYNCSYCITKKARGNLIFYPMDLLYEDIKDAISKGCREIRLTSQDTASYPNLPELIEKVSSIEGNFRIRVGMMHPLSAYKILDEIIEAFKNEKVYKFLHLPLQSASEKILKKMNRRYTFDIFCEIVKAFRREFDITLATDIIVAFPGESEEDFNETIEAIKQIEPDVTNVTRFSPRPSTPSWRMERMPTEIAKERSRVASKVANEISLKRNRKWIGKKTRVLILDEYKGWKVGKNDFYKSVFLKSGEIGEFLDAKIFNASITHLEGEILKG, from the coding sequence GTGAAGGTTTATATTGAAACATATGGATGTGCAGCAAATCAAGGAGATGCTTCAATAATGCAGGGGGTAATTGAGAAAAGAGGACATGAAATTGTTGAAGATGCAAAATTTGCGGATGCAATAATAATTGTTACATGCACAGTAATAGATACAACACAGCAAAGAATGCTTAGCAGAATAAAAAAATTCAAGGAGAAATACAAAGGTAAAAAAATTATTGTTGCGGGCTGTATGGCTTCTGCACAGCCAGATTTGATTAAAAAAGTTGCAAGCGATGCAATCTTAGTTTCTCCTTTAGAAATAACTTCAATTGGAGATGTTATTGAAGGAGAAAAAGCATATAAGGGAATAAAAGCGGGCTTAGAAAGAAAAATTGACATAAAATTAAATTTTCCAATTTCTGATGGATGCCTTTATAATTGTTCATATTGCATAACAAAAAAAGCAAGAGGAAATCTGATTTTTTACCCTATGGATTTGCTCTATGAAGATATTAAAGATGCAATTTCAAAAGGTTGCAGGGAAATAAGATTAACATCCCAGGATACCGCTTCCTATCCAAATTTGCCAGAATTGATAGAAAAAGTTAGCAGTATAGAAGGCAATTTCAGAATAAGAGTTGGGATGATGCATCCTCTCTCCGCTTATAAAATTTTAGATGAAATAATTGAAGCATTTAAAAATGAAAAGGTTTATAAATTTTTGCATTTGCCACTGCAATCCGCTAGCGAGAAAATTCTTAAAAAAATGAATAGAAGATACACATTCGATATCTTTTGCGAGATTGTAAAAGCATTTAGAAGAGAGTTTGACATTACCCTTGCAACTGATATAATAGTGGCATTTCCCGGCGAGAGTGAAGAAGATTTCAACGAAACAATTGAAGCAATCAAACAGATAGAGCCAGATGTGACAAATGTGACCCGTTTCTCCCCCCGCCCCTCCACGCCCTCCTGGCGCATGGAAAGGATGCCAACTGAAATTGCAAAGGAAAGATCAAGGGTTGCGTCAAAAGTGGCTAATGAAATCTCTCTTAAAAGAAATAGGAAATGGATAGGGAAGAAGACGAGAGTGCTTATTTTAGATGAGTATAAGGGATGGAAAGTGGGTAAAAATGATTTCTATAAATCTGTTTTTTTAAAGAGCGGAGAAATTGGAGAGTTTTTAGATGCAAAAATTTTTAATGCGAGCATAACACATCTTGAAGGAGAGATATTAAAGGGGTAA
- the xseB gene encoding exodeoxyribonuclease VII small subunit has product MQCEGEKEIGFEEALKKLEEIIEELEKGELSLDETISKFEEGIKLCKLCKEKIEKAEMKIEKLMEDIK; this is encoded by the coding sequence ATGCAGTGTGAAGGAGAAAAAGAAATCGGATTTGAAGAAGCATTGAAAAAGCTTGAAGAGATAATAGAGGAGCTTGAAAAAGGAGAGCTATCTCTTGATGAAACAATATCAAAATTTGAAGAAGGAATAAAACTCTGTAAGCTATGCAAGGAAAAAATAGAGAAAGCGGAGATGAAAATAGAAAAACTTATGGAAGATATAAAATGA
- a CDS encoding DUF4147 domain-containing protein — MIKNFESLAKNTDKEFFKIRRDMLEILEHVLEEMNSYNLLKKIIIKKGEKIYVRGEEVDIGNYKRIFIAGFGKASGSMAKAIEEIIDFDEGFVITTEDINLRKVNLLKGTHPFPSETNIEATEKIIDIFERAEKDDLIIVLISGGGSSLLCKPKISLEKMIELTEELMKKGCDIEELNIVRKRLSYVKGGKLAKMTKASVLSLIISDIIGNPVELIASGPTSPDHSSTSEALRIVEKYRIRDREIIEALKKDEKVSKLENVKNIIVADNEMACKKAMEKALEKGYYCNIFTNKLKGEARIVGGDLGKFAKIYPRNNSILIFGGETTVKVKGKGIGGRNQEVVLSSIEEIKNEKISFISFGTDGIDGNSPAGGAIADGYSYKKAMEKGISWREFLEENNSYEFFRILGDAIISGYTGTNVMDIQIIGKI; from the coding sequence ATGATAAAGAATTTTGAGAGCTTGGCTAAAAATACTGACAAAGAATTTTTTAAGATAAGAAGAGATATGCTTGAAATACTCGAGCATGTGCTTGAGGAAATGAATTCATATAATCTATTAAAGAAGATCATAATAAAAAAAGGAGAAAAGATTTATGTAAGAGGGGAGGAAGTAGATATAGGAAATTATAAGAGGATTTTTATTGCCGGCTTCGGAAAAGCCTCCGGCTCAATGGCGAAGGCAATTGAAGAGATAATTGATTTTGATGAAGGATTTGTAATAACTACTGAAGATATTAATTTGAGAAAGGTAAATTTGCTTAAGGGTACACATCCATTTCCAAGTGAAACGAATATAGAAGCAACAGAAAAAATAATTGATATTTTTGAAAGAGCGGAAAAGGATGATTTGATAATTGTTTTGATAAGTGGGGGCGGTTCTTCCTTGCTTTGCAAGCCAAAAATATCCCTTGAAAAAATGATAGAATTGACGGAAGAGTTAATGAAAAAAGGTTGCGATATAGAGGAGTTAAATATTGTAAGGAAGCGTCTTTCATATGTTAAAGGAGGAAAGCTTGCAAAAATGACAAAGGCAAGTGTTTTATCTCTTATAATTTCTGATATAATAGGAAATCCTGTTGAACTGATTGCATCCGGCCCCACTTCACCAGACCACTCATCTACAAGCGAGGCATTGAGAATAGTGGAAAAATATAGGATAAGGGATAGGGAAATTATTGAGGCCTTGAAAAAGGATGAAAAGGTGAGCAAATTAGAGAATGTAAAAAATATAATAGTTGCGGATAATGAAATGGCCTGTAAAAAAGCAATGGAGAAAGCTCTTGAAAAAGGATATTATTGCAATATTTTTACAAACAAGCTGAAAGGAGAGGCAAGAATTGTTGGCGGTGACTTGGGAAAATTTGCAAAAATTTATCCAAGAAACAATTCAATTTTGATATTTGGAGGAGAAACAACAGTAAAGGTTAAGGGAAAAGGAATAGGGGGTAGAAATCAGGAAGTTGTGCTATCCTCAATTGAGGAAATAAAAAATGAAAAAATATCTTTTATTTCATTTGGGACAGATGGGATAGATGGAAATAGCCCTGCGGGAGGGGCGATTGCGGATGGATATAGTTATAAAAAAGCGATGGAAAAGGGTATCAGCTGGAGGGAATTTCTTGAGGAAAACAATTCCTATGAATTTTTTAGGATTTTAGGAGATGCAATAATAAGTGGCTATACTGGAACGAATGTTATGGATATTCAGATTATAGGAAAAATTTAG
- a CDS encoding phenylacetate--CoA ligase, whose protein sequence is MFNPKMEKIGRKELEELQLKRLKKIVMHAYKNVPFYRKKFDEADISPRIKSLEDISKFPFTTKDDFRKNAPFGMLAYPLEKYIELHASSGTTGEPITVCYTKKDIEVWAEVMARCLAMAGLTKNDIFQIPIPYGTFTGAFGFHYGGQKIGALIVPTGKGESERQIRLMKYYGTTFIAGVASYALHLSEVAKKMGIEPSQLKVRNGIFGAEMFTKAMKKRIMEEWNMDVHDIYGLTEMCGPGVSADCDEHDGLHLWEDHFFAEIIDPKTGERLEKEEKGELVLTTLTKEGLPVIRYRTRDITFFYDGTCNCGRTHLKHSFITGRSDDMIIIKGTNIFPGQIEEVIMKDPRLGNNWQIIVDDNLKVVVEGAKKYSEEEKRKIEEEIKKEIKIITTLGTEVEVVEPFSLPRSEGKAKRVIDKRNL, encoded by the coding sequence ATGTTCAATCCGAAAATGGAGAAGATAGGCAGGAAAGAGCTGGAGGAGCTTCAGCTAAAAAGGCTTAAAAAAATTGTAATGCATGCCTATAAAAATGTTCCATTTTATAGAAAAAAATTTGATGAAGCGGATATAAGCCCGAGAATAAAAAGTTTGGAAGATATAAGCAAGTTTCCATTTACAACAAAAGATGATTTCAGAAAAAATGCTCCTTTTGGAATGCTTGCCTATCCTCTGGAAAAATACATTGAATTGCATGCATCATCTGGCACTACCGGTGAGCCAATAACTGTTTGCTATACAAAAAAAGATATTGAAGTCTGGGCGGAAGTTATGGCCCGATGCCTTGCGATGGCGGGCTTGACTAAAAATGATATTTTCCAGATCCCAATTCCTTATGGAACATTTACTGGGGCCTTTGGTTTCCATTACGGGGGGCAGAAGATAGGAGCACTTATCGTGCCCACTGGAAAGGGAGAGAGTGAGAGACAAATAAGGTTGATGAAATATTATGGAACTACTTTTATAGCGGGTGTTGCCTCCTATGCATTGCATCTTTCAGAAGTTGCGAAGAAAATGGGGATTGAGCCATCTCAGCTTAAAGTGAGAAATGGGATATTTGGAGCGGAGATGTTTACAAAGGCAATGAAAAAAAGGATAATGGAAGAGTGGAACATGGATGTTCATGATATATATGGGCTAACAGAGATGTGTGGACCAGGTGTATCTGCGGACTGTGATGAGCATGATGGATTGCATTTATGGGAGGATCACTTCTTTGCGGAAATAATTGATCCAAAAACTGGGGAAAGGCTTGAAAAAGAGGAAAAAGGGGAGCTTGTTTTAACAACTCTTACAAAGGAAGGCTTGCCTGTAATAAGATATAGAACGAGGGATATAACCTTCTTTTACGATGGAACATGCAATTGTGGAAGAACACATCTAAAGCACTCATTTATAACTGGAAGAAGTGATGATATGATAATAATAAAAGGGACAAACATATTCCCAGGTCAGATAGAAGAAGTTATAATGAAAGATCCCCGCCTTGGAAATAACTGGCAAATTATTGTTGATGATAACTTGAAAGTAGTGGTGGAGGGTGCTAAAAAATATAGCGAGGAAGAGAAGAGGAAAATTGAAGAAGAAATAAAGAAGGAAATAAAAATAATTACAACATTGGGCACAGAAGTAGAGGTTGTTGAGCCATTTAGCCTGCCAAGAAGCGAAGGAAAGGCAAAAAGGGTTATCGATAAAAGAAATCTATAG
- a CDS encoding 50S ribosomal protein L11 methyltransferase has translation MKKKELEILLQKIEREIKLKENLEQYITPAEIASDILWIAREDIKDKVVIDLGCGTGIFSIGSAILNAKKVIGIDIDENLVEIAKKEAEKIGVKIDFFVEDVENFNIRGDVAIMNPPFGAQYAGRHADRIFLKKAIELTECIYSLHLKSTEDFLKKFIEDNGWEICYKKEYKFPLKASLPFHKKRIAYYDVIMINLRKAKNISH, from the coding sequence GTGAAAAAGAAAGAGCTTGAAATATTGCTTCAGAAAATTGAAAGAGAAATAAAGCTGAAGGAAAATCTTGAACAATATATTACTCCTGCAGAAATTGCTTCCGACATTCTATGGATTGCAAGAGAAGATATAAAAGATAAGGTTGTAATTGACCTTGGTTGCGGAACTGGTATATTTTCAATTGGCTCAGCAATCTTGAATGCAAAAAAAGTTATAGGAATAGATATAGACGAAAATTTAGTTGAGATAGCAAAAAAGGAAGCGGAGAAAATTGGGGTTAAAATAGATTTTTTTGTTGAAGACGTTGAAAATTTCAATATAAGAGGAGATGTTGCAATAATGAATCCGCCATTTGGGGCCCAATATGCGGGCAGGCATGCGGACAGAATTTTTCTGAAAAAAGCAATAGAGCTTACAGAATGTATATACTCTCTTCACTTAAAAAGTACCGAGGATTTTTTAAAGAAATTTATTGAGGATAATGGATGGGAAATATGCTATAAGAAGGAATATAAATTTCCTCTTAAAGCAAGCTTGCCATTCCATAAAAAAAGAATTGCTTATTATGATGTGATTATGATAAATTTGAGAAAGGCAAAAAATATATCTCACTAA
- a CDS encoding exodeoxyribonuclease VII large subunit has translation MLRKILSVKEVVSFIRDAIENANLNDIWVEGEISNFKEVLGIIYFDLKDEESLLRCVYFGKNKENLKNGMKVIVKGDIGVYEKKGYYQLYVKEIKSHGVGELFIKFLELKEKLRKEGLFDEKYKKETPKIPSKIAIITSPDGAVLHDILNIISRRFPTNILVAPVRVQGEGCEEEIINAINEINKRNDIDLIILARGGGSWEDLQAFNEEKVARAIFSSRIPIISAIGHETDFTISDFVADKRASTPSAAAEMAVPSREEILSMLDLFLKRIIKVVEERINLYKRIIDGIMKRKAFLHADELILGKADELNYKIEKIKSLSKIYIENMKNMINIRFEILNALSPYNILSRGYSICFRVRDNKVFNSVEDIEVGEEIRIVVKDGDAKCSVKEKKKSDLKKH, from the coding sequence ATGCTAAGGAAAATATTGAGTGTAAAAGAAGTTGTATCATTTATAAGAGATGCAATTGAAAATGCAAATTTAAACGATATATGGGTTGAAGGGGAGATATCAAATTTTAAAGAAGTTTTGGGAATAATATATTTTGACTTAAAGGACGAAGAATCTTTGCTCAGATGCGTTTATTTTGGAAAAAATAAAGAAAATTTGAAAAATGGTATGAAAGTTATTGTAAAAGGAGATATTGGAGTATATGAAAAGAAAGGATATTATCAACTATATGTTAAGGAAATAAAAAGCCATGGTGTTGGTGAATTATTCATAAAATTTCTGGAGTTAAAAGAAAAATTGAGAAAGGAAGGCCTATTTGATGAAAAATATAAAAAAGAAACTCCAAAGATTCCTTCAAAAATTGCAATAATAACATCTCCTGATGGGGCGGTTTTACATGATATCCTTAATATAATTTCAAGAAGATTTCCTACAAACATTTTAGTTGCTCCTGTGAGAGTGCAAGGAGAGGGATGCGAAGAAGAAATAATTAATGCAATAAATGAGATAAATAAAAGGAACGATATTGATTTAATAATTCTGGCCAGGGGCGGGGGGAGCTGGGAGGATTTGCAGGCATTCAATGAAGAAAAGGTTGCAAGAGCAATCTTCAGCTCGAGAATTCCAATAATTTCTGCAATAGGCCATGAAACAGATTTCACAATCTCCGATTTTGTTGCGGACAAGCGGGCAAGCACTCCTTCTGCAGCCGCTGAAATGGCGGTGCCGAGCAGGGAGGAGATTCTTTCCATGCTTGATTTGTTTTTGAAAAGAATTATAAAAGTTGTTGAAGAAAGGATAAATTTGTATAAGAGAATAATCGATGGGATAATGAAGAGGAAGGCTTTTCTTCATGCGGATGAGCTAATTCTTGGAAAAGCGGATGAGCTAAATTATAAAATTGAGAAAATAAAGAGTTTATCAAAAATTTATATTGAAAATATGAAAAATATGATAAATATCAGATTTGAAATATTAAATGCTCTCAGCCCCTATAATATTTTAAGCAGGGGGTACAGCATATGCTTTAGGGTTAGAGATAATAAAGTATTTAATAGCGTTGAAGATATAGAAGTAGGAGAAGAAATAAGAATAGTTGTTAAAGATGGTGATGCAAAATGCAGTGTGAAGGAGAAAAAGAAATCGGATTTGAAGAAGCATTGA
- a CDS encoding PKD domain-containing protein has protein sequence MKRRFVFMVFAIILLSVFSSSFGNGKKNDVPVWNVGDNWNFDLEFSYEIEQSTLFLNITARSKELQFKVAREEGEFYYLDFKGNLELKVVGNIENINISASLRNAYASGYAYFKKSDLSLKEVYINITGLLVTSVAPLPIPFSASIKLIFTPSYAFISFPISEGSSWLTMPSIMRVELGEDLISFIKTIAELLKTILPSDMDEIVDEMLYLIDELFPAEKPVGLYFVECKSHSYLNVKAGTYEAYYMTFIGGISALYGNAYFSPTAKNIIKIYITDGEYLDFSAEIISSNYHQPGTPGKPQKPVGKERIRIRKSYEYESYAVDPDGDRLQYGWDWNGDYIVDEWTGFYPSGEKVRVSHKWDKKGDYEIRVRARDEKGLESEWSDSLAITVPLKNYRLFTPLISLLQDVLCSH, from the coding sequence ATGAAGAGGAGATTTGTGTTTATGGTTTTTGCAATTATTCTTCTTTCTGTTTTCAGCTCATCATTTGGAAATGGTAAAAAGAATGATGTGCCTGTTTGGAATGTAGGAGATAATTGGAATTTTGATTTAGAATTTTCATATGAAATTGAGCAATCTACTTTATTTTTAAACATAACCGCCCGCTCTAAAGAATTACAATTCAAAGTGGCGAGGGAAGAAGGAGAATTTTATTATTTGGATTTTAAAGGTAATTTGGAATTAAAAGTAGTTGGAAATATTGAAAATATAAATATTTCCGCTTCTTTAAGGAATGCATATGCATCAGGATATGCTTATTTTAAGAAATCTGATTTGAGTTTAAAGGAAGTTTATATTAACATTACGGGTTTATTAGTTACATCTGTTGCTCCTCTTCCAATACCTTTTAGCGCAAGCATAAAATTAATCTTTACACCATCATATGCCTTCATTTCATTTCCTATTTCTGAGGGTTCCTCTTGGCTTACTATGCCTTCAATAATGAGGGTGGAATTGGGAGAGGATTTAATTTCTTTCATAAAGACAATTGCGGAGCTTCTCAAAACAATTCTGCCAAGCGATATGGATGAAATTGTTGATGAAATGTTATATTTAATTGATGAACTATTTCCCGCTGAGAAACCAGTTGGCTTGTATTTTGTTGAATGTAAATCCCATAGTTATTTGAATGTTAAAGCGGGAACTTATGAAGCCTATTATATGACTTTTATCGGTGGAATTTCCGCTCTTTATGGCAATGCCTATTTCTCTCCAACCGCAAAAAATATCATCAAAATATATATTACCGATGGAGAATATTTAGATTTTTCTGCGGAAATCATTTCTTCTAACTATCATCAACCAGGGACTCCAGGAAAGCCACAGAAACCAGTTGGTAAAGAAAGGATAAGAATAAGAAAAAGTTATGAGTATGAGAGCTATGCAGTAGATCCTGATGGTGATAGATTGCAGTATGGATGGGATTGGAATGGCGATTATATAGTAGATGAATGGACAGGCTTTTATCCATCTGGAGAAAAAGTTAGAGTATCGCACAAATGGGATAAAAAGGGTGATTATGAGATTAGAGTAAGGGCAAGAGATGAAAAAGGTTTAGAAAGTGAATGGTCGGATTCCCTTGCAATTACCGTACCCCTTAAAAATTACCGATTATTTACCCCTTTAATATCTCTCCTTCAAGATGTGTTATGCTCGCATTAA
- a CDS encoding Holliday junction resolvase translates to MSVYERELKEILSGNREIIERIIKNLDEERKEIYKKIIEYPFITVRAAGSLGIADIVAVRGDISLLIEIKARKEKEILFSHEKGRMQRKAEEMLEKCEKSKVLPIFAFRLKGIRDEAWKIFTIEMKDIEKKDKKIYEKLPKIEISKDGNYIMRWENGMKLSEFISLLNSL, encoded by the coding sequence TTGAGTGTATATGAAAGGGAGCTTAAGGAAATTTTATCTGGAAATAGAGAAATAATTGAAAGGATAATAAAAAATCTTGATGAGGAAAGGAAGGAGATATACAAAAAGATTATTGAGTATCCTTTTATAACTGTAAGGGCTGCTGGCTCCCTTGGAATAGCGGATATAGTGGCGGTAAGAGGGGACATTTCTTTATTAATTGAAATAAAAGCGAGAAAGGAGAAGGAAATTCTTTTCAGCCATGAAAAAGGGAGGATGCAGAGGAAGGCGGAGGAGATGCTTGAAAAATGTGAAAAATCAAAAGTTTTGCCAATATTTGCATTTCGCCTTAAAGGAATAAGAGATGAGGCATGGAAAATATTCACAATTGAAATGAAGGACATTGAAAAAAAGGATAAAAAAATATATGAAAAATTACCAAAAATAGAAATAAGTAAGGATGGAAATTATATTATGAGATGGGAAAATGGAATGAAGCTTTCTGAATTTATTTCACTGCTAAATTCCCTATAG
- a CDS encoding threonylcarbamoyl-AMP synthase, protein MLIKKARKLIEEKELVVYPTDTLYGLGGDATSDEVVKKVFDLKERPYNMPISIALSDIEEIEDYCFMNDLAYKIAEKFLPGAITIILKKKADLPELLGKEKIGIRIPANEIARKIVKGMPITSTSANKHGMEEPKSIEIAKKQLGEKVALYIDNGILPGKASTIIDVSEGRIKILREGAISKEEIYGI, encoded by the coding sequence ATGTTGATAAAGAAAGCAAGGAAATTGATTGAAGAAAAAGAGCTAGTGGTTTATCCAACAGATACATTATATGGCTTAGGAGGAGATGCAACAAGTGACGAGGTTGTCAAAAAAGTTTTTGATTTAAAAGAAAGGCCTTATAATATGCCAATATCAATAGCCCTTTCAGATATTGAGGAAATTGAAGATTATTGCTTCATGAATGATCTTGCTTATAAAATTGCTGAAAAATTTTTGCCAGGAGCAATAACCATTATTTTGAAGAAGAAAGCGGATTTGCCAGAACTTCTTGGAAAAGAAAAAATTGGGATAAGAATTCCAGCAAATGAAATAGCAAGGAAAATAGTAAAAGGAATGCCGATCACATCAACCAGTGCAAACAAGCATGGTATGGAAGAACCAAAGAGCATAGAAATTGCAAAAAAACAGCTTGGAGAAAAAGTAGCTCTGTATATAGATAATGGCATTTTGCCTGGAAAAGCATCAACAATAATAGATGTATCTGAAGGAAGGATAAAGATTTTAAGGGAAGGAGCAATAAGCAAAGAGGAAATATATGGAATATGA
- a CDS encoding 4Fe-4S binding protein yields the protein MPAKVNADCCVACGTCAEECPVGAITIQSFAVVDENACIECGHCAEVCPNECITLE from the coding sequence ATGCCAGCAAAAGTAAATGCGGATTGTTGTGTTGCATGCGGGACTTGTGCGGAAGAATGCCCGGTTGGGGCAATAACAATTCAAAGCTTTGCGGTTGTAGATGAAAATGCATGCATTGAATGTGGGCATTGTGCGGAAGTCTGTCCAAATGAATGTATAACTCTTGAGTAA